The Rhineura floridana isolate rRhiFlo1 chromosome 10, rRhiFlo1.hap2, whole genome shotgun sequence genome includes a region encoding these proteins:
- the ADIPOR1 gene encoding adiponectin receptor protein 1 isoform X2: protein MEKMEEFVYKVWEGRWRVIPYDVLPDWLKDNDYLLHGHRPPMPSFRACFKSIFRIHTETGNIWTHLLGFVLFLCLGILTMLRPNMYFMAPLQEKVVFGMFFLGAVLCLSFSWLFHTVYCHSEKVSRTFSKLDYSGIALLIMGSFVPWLYYSFYCSPQPQLIYLSIVCALGISAIIVAQWDRFATPKHRQTRAGVFLGLGLSGVVPTMHFTIAEGFVKATTVGQMGWFFLMAVMYITGAGLYAARIPERFFPGKFDIWFQSHQIFHVLVVAAAFVHFYGVSNLQEFRYGLEGGCTDDSLL from the exons ATGGAGAAGATGGAAGAATTTGTATATAAG GTCTGGGAAGGTCGCTGGAGGGTCATTCCCTATGATGTGCTGCCCGACTGGCTGAAAGATAACGATTACCTCCTCCACGGGCATCGGCCCCCCATGCCGTCGTTCAGAGCCTGCTTCAAGAGTATTTTCCGCATACATACGGAGACCGGCAACATCTGGACACACTTGCTAG GTTTCGTGCTGTTTCTGTGCCTGGGGATTTTGACCATGCTCAGGCCGAATATGTACTTTATGGCCCCTCTTCAGGAGAAGGTGGTCTTTGGGATGTTTTTCCTCGGAGCTGTGCTGTGTCTCAGCTTTTCCTGGCTTTTCCATACCGTCTATTGTCATTCAGAAAAGGTGTCTCGGACGTTTTCCAA ATTGGATTATTCTGGGATAGCTCTGCTGATCATGGGGAGCTTTGTCCCCTGGCTCTACTACTCTTTCTACTGTTCTCCACAGCCTCAGCTGATCTACCTCTCCATTGTATGTGCGCTGGGGATCTCAGCAATCATCGTGGCACAGTGGGACCGATTTGCGACGCCCAAGCACAGGCAGACAAGGGCAG GGGTGTTCCTTGGACTGGGGCTGAGTGGTGTGGTGCCCACCATGCATTTCACCATAGCAGAAGGGTTTGTAAAAGCCACCACCGTGGGCCAGATGGGCTGGTTTTTCCTCATGGCTGTGATGTACATCACGGGAGCCGGGCTCTATGCCGCCCGAATTCCTGAGCGCTTCTTTCCTGGGAAGTTTGATATCTGG TTCCAGTCGCACCAGATCTTTCACGTGCTTGTGGTGGCTGCAGCCTTTGTCCACTTCTACGGAGTCTCCAACTTGCAGGAATTCCGTTACGGACTTGAAGGAGGATGTACTGATGACTCACTTCTCTGA